Below is a genomic region from Triticum dicoccoides isolate Atlit2015 ecotype Zavitan chromosome 5A, WEW_v2.0, whole genome shotgun sequence.
AACCTGATCGACGGAACATGCATGTGTGTGATCGATGAATCAAGCGCCTCCGGTGACCCTGCCGTTGAAGATCTCGATGGTGTCGCCGGCCTTGACGTCGTGCCAGCGCAGCGTGCGCTCCTCCTCCATGACATTCTGCTTGTAGATGAAGAAGTAGGCGCCGTCGTCCGGCAGGAGGAGGTGCGGCGCCCCGCTGCCCAGCTCCGCCCGCAGCTCCTTGACGGCGTCCATGTCGCTCACCTCCAACGTCACGGCCCTGGCGCCCCACTTCACCTCCACAGACATCCGCTGCTGCAGCTTGTTATTAACCTTGGCCGCCCCGTTCCCGTCGTTgcacgccggcggcggcggcggctggcgcgcgACCACGCGCACCTCCATCTCCATCCCGTCGACCGGCGGGTCGaactgcgccagctccttgtcgtCCTCCATCTCCGCCTTCTCCAAGAACACGCTCACCATCGTGGCCGGCACCGCCCCGTCCGTGCGCTCCTGGAGCACCTCCTTGAGGCGGGCGACGGTGCACGACGCGTCCAGTTCGAGCGCGATGCGGCGGCCCTGGCCGAGGGCCG
It encodes:
- the LOC119298286 gene encoding polyubiquitin-B-like, producing MEVTLETTQGRRFTVEIWYLSTVRRIKEYILRQEGIPVESQRLFFQGQELQDDRDTQHYPIVEGSHVSVFLEKAEMEDDKELAQFDPPVDGMEMEVRVVARQPPPPPACNDGNGAAKVNNKLQQRMSVEVKWGARAVTLEVSDMDAVKELRAELGSGAPHLLLPDDGAYFFIYKQNVMEEERTLRWHDVKAGDTIEIFNGRVTGGA